The proteins below come from a single Candidatus Binatia bacterium genomic window:
- a CDS encoding acyl-CoA synthetase: MEFNLADLFEHAVDHFGDREYLLAGGKRRTYREMEERANRLAHHLAGQGIGKDDHVGIYAYNCVEWVEALWAVFKIRAVWININYRYVEDELRYLFDNADLKALVFAREFAPRVAGVRDSMPLLRHIVMLEDGSGVDASGLDPVDYETALAQGAPERDFGPRSGQDRYILYTGGTTGMPKGVVWQHEDVFMALGGGIDPMSGERATRPEQMVERGKAMGMSIAFLPIAPLMHGATQWAVIGQSFTGNKVVLMAKFEAPEVWRLVQEEKLNSIMITGDAMGRPLIEDLQAASSGRDVSSLFTLSSSAATFSPTVKDAFFEKFPNLMMIDAIGSSETGNTGMVTVQPGHTEMKGGPTVKKLGATVVLDEDGKVLPPGTGQIGKLARGGDIPLEYYKDPVKSAETFVTYDGVRYSIPGDYATIEADGSITLIGRGSVSINSGGEKIFPEEVEAAVKSHPDVFDCTVVGVPDERFGQRVCAVVQLREGRSPTLESVQEQCRTKIAGYKVPREMHAVDEVVRSPSGKPDYRWAKEAALQARGDSA, from the coding sequence ATGGAGTTTAATCTAGCCGATCTTTTCGAGCACGCCGTCGACCACTTCGGAGACCGCGAATACCTACTGGCCGGGGGCAAGCGGCGCACGTACCGCGAGATGGAGGAGAGGGCGAACCGCCTGGCCCACCACCTCGCCGGCCAGGGCATCGGGAAGGACGACCACGTCGGGATCTACGCTTACAACTGCGTGGAATGGGTAGAAGCCCTGTGGGCCGTCTTCAAGATCCGCGCGGTCTGGATCAACATTAATTATCGCTATGTCGAAGACGAGCTTCGCTACCTCTTCGACAACGCCGATCTCAAGGCTCTGGTGTTCGCTCGGGAGTTCGCGCCACGGGTCGCGGGCGTCCGGGACTCCATGCCGCTGTTGCGACACATTGTCATGCTCGAGGACGGCTCGGGAGTAGATGCGTCGGGGCTCGATCCGGTCGACTACGAGACCGCTCTCGCGCAGGGAGCTCCGGAGCGTGATTTCGGCCCGCGCTCGGGCCAGGACCGGTACATTCTGTACACCGGCGGGACGACCGGCATGCCCAAGGGCGTCGTCTGGCAGCACGAGGACGTCTTCATGGCGCTAGGCGGAGGCATCGATCCGATGTCCGGCGAGCGCGCGACCCGCCCCGAGCAGATGGTGGAACGCGGCAAGGCGATGGGGATGTCGATCGCGTTCCTGCCGATCGCACCTCTCATGCACGGCGCGACGCAGTGGGCGGTGATTGGGCAGAGCTTTACGGGCAACAAGGTCGTCTTGATGGCGAAGTTCGAGGCGCCCGAGGTCTGGCGTCTCGTCCAAGAGGAGAAGCTCAACTCGATCATGATCACCGGCGATGCGATGGGCCGACCGTTGATCGAGGACCTGCAGGCCGCCAGCTCCGGCCGCGATGTCTCCTCGCTGTTCACGCTGTCGTCGAGCGCTGCGACGTTCTCGCCGACGGTGAAGGACGCGTTCTTCGAGAAGTTCCCGAATCTCATGATGATCGACGCGATTGGTTCGTCGGAGACCGGCAACACCGGCATGGTGACGGTGCAGCCCGGCCACACGGAGATGAAGGGCGGTCCGACCGTCAAGAAGCTCGGCGCGACCGTGGTGCTCGACGAGGACGGCAAGGTGCTCCCGCCGGGAACCGGCCAGATCGGCAAGCTCGCGCGCGGCGGCGACATCCCGCTGGAGTACTACAAGGATCCGGTGAAATCGGCCGAGACGTTCGTCACGTACGACGGGGTCCGCTATTCGATCCCCGGCGACTACGCGACAATCGAGGCTGACGGCAGCATCACGTTGATCGGCCGTGGCTCGGTTTCGATCAACTCCGGTGGAGAGAAGATCTTCCCGGAGGAGGTGGAGGCCGCCGTAAAGTCGCATCCGGACGTGTTCGACTGCACGGTCGTCGGCGTGCCCGACGAACGGTTCGGGCAGCGGGTGTGTGCGGTCGTTCAGTTGCGCGAAGGACGGTCTCCGACGCTCGAGTCCGTCCAGGAGCAGTGCCGCACGAAGATCGCCGGGTATAAGGTGCCTCGCGAGATGCACGCAGTTGATGAGGTGGTGCGATCGCCGAGCGGCAAGCCCGACTACCGGTGGGCGAAGGAAGCGGCCCTGCAAGCGCGCGGCGACTCGGCGTAA
- a CDS encoding SOS response-associated peptidase — MCGRFTLTSPAQVIAEIFGVDPPDGFEARYNICPSQAVVAIRQTTDEAQRAMAFLHWGLVPHWMKQPPKDARMINARSETAAEKPAFRDSFKSKRCLIPADGFFEWRKESDGKQPYLIRLKSEEPFAIAGLWAAWRSDDGPRLESCALLTTSPNELMEPIHDRMPVILPRDSWELWLDPTITDAAKLKPLLKPADADVMEAFPVSKHVNSPRNDDAKCLVHEAPLTLFDL; from the coding sequence ATGTGCGGCCGGTTCACGTTGACCTCGCCGGCGCAGGTGATCGCCGAGATCTTCGGCGTCGACCCGCCCGACGGGTTCGAGGCGCGGTACAACATCTGCCCGAGTCAGGCCGTCGTGGCGATTCGCCAAACGACTGACGAGGCACAGCGGGCCATGGCCTTCCTGCACTGGGGGCTCGTGCCTCACTGGATGAAGCAGCCGCCGAAGGACGCGCGGATGATCAACGCGCGCTCGGAGACGGCGGCCGAGAAGCCCGCCTTTCGTGACTCATTCAAGTCGAAGCGCTGCCTGATTCCCGCCGACGGCTTCTTCGAGTGGCGCAAGGAGTCGGACGGCAAGCAGCCGTATCTCATCCGGCTGAAGAGCGAAGAGCCGTTCGCGATCGCCGGTCTTTGGGCGGCGTGGCGTAGCGACGACGGGCCCCGACTCGAGTCGTGCGCGTTGCTGACGACGAGCCCGAACGAGTTGATGGAACCGATCCACGACCGCATGCCGGTGATCCTGCCGCGCGACAGCTGGGAACTCTGGCTGGACCCGACCATCACAGACGCCGCCAAGCTAAAGCCGCTGCTGAAGCCGGCGGACGCAGACGTGATGGAGGCCTTCCCGGTGAGCAAGCACGTGAACAGCCCGCGCAATGACGACGCCAAGTGCCTCGTGCACGAGGCGCCTCTCACCCTTTTCGATCTCTGA
- a CDS encoding alpha/beta hydrolase: protein MASNDLLAGVQRRTVETNGIRMAFMEQGTGPAVVLCHGFPELGYSWRHQMAAVADAGFRVIAPDLRGYGGTDRPEPVADYDIVHLNGDLVGLLDALEIDQAIFVGHDWGGNLVWEMPKMHRDRTAGVIGVNTPALARAPVEPTTIFKMMFGDNFYILHFQQPGIADAGLAKDVRRTFRKLMRSGVPLEQYASSTFREDGKMRNMVDAVEGDQEVGELIVSEEELGVYVDTFERTGFTGGINWYRNFDRNWELSAAWADNPIDVPSLMVTAELDPALRPELAEPMKEFVPDLETVQIGGSGHWTQQEKPDELNRLMVDWLRRRFG, encoded by the coding sequence ATGGCATCGAACGATCTTCTCGCCGGCGTGCAGCGCCGTACGGTGGAAACGAATGGCATCCGCATGGCGTTCATGGAGCAGGGCACGGGCCCGGCCGTCGTTCTCTGTCACGGCTTTCCGGAGCTCGGCTACTCCTGGCGCCATCAGATGGCCGCCGTCGCCGACGCCGGCTTTCGCGTGATCGCTCCGGATCTCCGCGGCTACGGAGGCACCGATCGCCCCGAACCGGTCGCCGACTACGACATCGTGCACTTGAATGGAGACCTCGTAGGTCTCCTGGATGCGCTCGAGATCGATCAGGCGATCTTCGTCGGCCACGATTGGGGCGGCAACCTGGTCTGGGAGATGCCGAAGATGCATCGGGACCGGACCGCCGGGGTCATCGGGGTGAATACGCCCGCGCTCGCGCGCGCACCGGTCGAGCCGACCACCATCTTCAAGATGATGTTCGGCGACAACTTCTACATCCTACACTTCCAGCAGCCGGGCATCGCCGATGCGGGTCTCGCGAAGGACGTGCGCCGCACGTTCCGGAAGTTGATGCGCAGCGGCGTTCCCCTCGAGCAATACGCGAGCTCCACGTTCCGCGAGGACGGTAAGATGCGCAACATGGTCGACGCCGTCGAAGGCGATCAGGAGGTCGGCGAGCTGATCGTTTCGGAAGAAGAGCTCGGCGTCTACGTCGACACGTTTGAACGGACAGGCTTCACCGGCGGCATCAACTGGTACCGAAATTTCGATCGCAACTGGGAGCTCAGTGCCGCGTGGGCCGACAACCCGATCGACGTTCCGTCGCTGATGGTCACCGCCGAGCTGGATCCGGCGCTGCGCCCTGAACTCGCCGAGCCGATGAAGGAGTTCGTGCCCGATCTCGAGACCGTACAGATCGGCGGCTCGGGCCACTGGACGCAGCAGGAGAAGCCCGACGAACTCAATCGCTTGATGGTCGACTGGCTTCGGCGTCGGTTCGGCTAG
- a CDS encoding HAMP domain-containing sensor histidine kinase, producing the protein MAIPDRAPASRSTVESAEGFCLAICHDLRGPLATAGAAMHELARRMDPHGTGTCDRYLEIARQSLSKADELLGALPGLVARRPTPRRAIALRNLIEAARTDVTLELELCGGAFRILGALPEVLGDPAQLRIALRNLVQNSIRHRRHGVAPDIAVRGWCLGDECTLTIADNGRGLPPSAEQRSCGLGIAIARHAIEASGGKLAFSSRSGPGTTAAVTLQAASAERFEGASRTDAEASRPSSD; encoded by the coding sequence ATGGCTATTCCCGACCGGGCACCAGCGTCTCGTTCCACAGTCGAATCCGCCGAAGGGTTCTGCCTCGCGATCTGTCACGACCTGCGCGGGCCCCTCGCGACGGCCGGCGCGGCCATGCACGAGCTCGCGCGACGGATGGACCCGCATGGCACGGGCACCTGCGATCGCTATCTGGAGATCGCGCGGCAGAGCTTGTCGAAGGCGGACGAACTCCTCGGCGCCCTCCCCGGCCTAGTCGCGCGCAGGCCCACTCCCCGGCGCGCCATCGCGCTCCGCAACCTGATCGAGGCCGCCCGGACCGACGTCACCCTCGAGCTCGAACTCTGCGGCGGAGCGTTTCGGATCCTCGGGGCCCTCCCCGAGGTCCTCGGTGATCCCGCGCAGCTTCGCATCGCTCTGCGAAACCTCGTCCAGAACTCGATTCGGCACCGGCGCCACGGCGTCGCGCCCGACATCGCGGTTCGGGGGTGGTGCCTCGGCGACGAATGCACGCTGACCATCGCAGACAATGGCCGCGGCCTGCCGCCGTCGGCGGAGCAACGTTCGTGTGGGCTCGGAATCGCAATCGCCCGACATGCGATCGAGGCGAGCGGTGGCAAGCTCGCGTTCTCATCCCGCTCGGGGCCGGGCACCACGGCCGCGGTTACGCTCCAGGCGGCGTCCGCGGAACGGTTCGAAGGCGCTAGCCGAACCGACGCCGAAGCCAGTCGACCATCAAGCGATTGA
- a CDS encoding PadR family transcriptional regulator yields MALKYAVLEILTDGPLHGYAIRAVLSERIGSFWPMNQGQVYATLDRLDRDGLADSFCGATAGESRKFYEISNHGRAALEVWRTHPESERPNDGLGFDDWIAQLAVAHRFAEPNLVREAIGVQRRRCEALLRSIEQRTSEAARGNTAPRAAREILAAELDWLEIVLRELAPDTSPTAPAA; encoded by the coding sequence ATGGCACTCAAGTACGCAGTCCTCGAGATTCTCACCGACGGCCCGCTCCACGGGTACGCCATCCGCGCCGTGCTGTCCGAACGCATCGGATCCTTCTGGCCCATGAACCAGGGGCAGGTCTACGCTACTCTCGACCGCCTCGACCGCGACGGCCTCGCCGACTCCTTCTGCGGGGCGACCGCGGGGGAGTCGCGGAAGTTCTATGAGATCTCGAACCACGGCCGCGCCGCACTCGAGGTGTGGCGAACGCATCCCGAAAGCGAGCGCCCGAACGACGGCCTCGGATTCGACGACTGGATCGCTCAGTTGGCTGTCGCGCATCGGTTCGCGGAACCGAATCTCGTTCGCGAGGCCATCGGCGTGCAGCGGCGGCGGTGCGAAGCCTTGCTGCGGTCGATCGAGCAAAGGACTTCGGAGGCGGCAAGAGGAAACACGGCCCCGCGCGCCGCGCGAGAGATTCTCGCCGCCGAACTCGATTGGCTCGAGATCGTCTTGCGGGAACTGGCTCCCGACACATCACCCACTGCGCCGGCGGCATAG
- the sixA gene encoding phosphohistidine phosphatase SixA: MPQRRIYLVRHGVAEDYSDSGRDFDRRLTTEGHDKMARVARGLAELEVSVDLLVSSPLIRAIETADGLAAEFSGARREVWDELACGVDEIAFTARLAEVDPGANVMLVGHEPDIGELLAYWLTGRMGGFYTRVRKGSVSCLQAGSLPPDGAATFEWMMTAKQLGAIAR; encoded by the coding sequence ATGCCCCAACGTCGCATTTATCTCGTTCGCCATGGAGTCGCCGAGGATTACTCGGACAGTGGCCGGGATTTCGATCGCCGCTTGACTACCGAAGGTCACGATAAGATGGCGCGTGTTGCGCGTGGCCTCGCCGAGCTCGAAGTGAGCGTCGATCTGCTGGTGTCCAGTCCGCTCATTCGTGCGATCGAGACGGCTGATGGGCTGGCGGCAGAGTTCTCCGGCGCGCGTCGCGAGGTTTGGGACGAGCTTGCTTGTGGGGTCGACGAGATCGCCTTCACGGCGCGTCTCGCCGAAGTCGATCCTGGTGCGAACGTGATGCTCGTCGGGCACGAGCCCGACATCGGCGAACTGCTGGCCTACTGGTTGACGGGTCGGATGGGCGGGTTCTACACGCGCGTTCGGAAGGGAAGCGTGAGCTGCCTGCAGGCGGGCTCGCTGCCCCCTGACGGCGCCGCGACGTTCGAGTGGATGATGACGGCCAAGCAGCTGGGCGCGATCGCCCGCTGA
- the aat gene encoding leucyl/phenylalanyl-tRNA--protein transferase: protein MSTELDDIVAVGGNLRPETLLSAYRRGVFPWPGDGLPLLWYCPRERAVLELPDLHVGRNLARARRKSGLEFTIDRAFGTVIRACAEIPRADQAGTWITDEMLAAYEEMHRLGFAHSVEAWRDGVLVGGLYGIDPGGAFCGESMFHTEPDASHLALLHLLDHVYSRGLDWIDIQVITPHMQRMGAQEVPRDYFLGRLEETLAKRLVLFDPPQVL from the coding sequence ATGTCCACCGAGCTCGACGATATTGTCGCCGTTGGCGGCAATCTCCGACCCGAGACACTGCTCTCGGCGTACAGGCGCGGTGTCTTCCCCTGGCCCGGCGACGGCCTCCCCTTGCTCTGGTACTGCCCCCGGGAGCGAGCCGTCCTGGAACTCCCCGACCTGCACGTCGGACGAAACCTCGCACGGGCGCGCCGCAAGAGCGGCCTCGAATTCACGATCGACCGGGCCTTCGGAACCGTCATCCGCGCGTGCGCGGAGATTCCACGGGCCGACCAGGCGGGAACCTGGATCACCGACGAGATGCTCGCCGCCTACGAGGAAATGCACCGCCTCGGATTCGCGCACAGCGTCGAGGCGTGGCGCGATGGCGTTCTGGTCGGAGGCTTGTACGGTATCGACCCCGGCGGAGCGTTCTGCGGCGAGAGCATGTTCCACACGGAGCCGGATGCGTCGCACCTCGCGCTGCTCCACCTGCTTGATCACGTCTACAGCCGCGGCCTCGACTGGATCGACATCCAGGTCATCACACCGCACATGCAGCGGATGGGCGCGCAGGAAGTGCCCCGCGACTACTTCCTCGGCCGCCTTGAAGAAACTCTCGCGAAGAGGCTGGTTCTCTTCGATCCGCCGCAAGTCCTCTGA
- a CDS encoding PQQ-dependent sugar dehydrogenase has protein sequence MRFRILLGIGLCMGVATTVWAARPGEAEKPPPLEVRAAGLELPRGFRASVFAQGVGPARHLVVRDNGDVYVALREALDGGGVVGLRDTDGDGVADREVRFGDTGGTGVTIGEPYLYFSSDVEVSRVRLAPEKLGPAGAVETVVSDFPDQNGHRAKSIALDGDGRLYVNVGAPSNGCMEKRRTKGSPGQPDCPQLGRHAGVWQFPAGKVGMTQTADGRRFATGLRNSVALTWSPGAKAVVVVMHGRDQLRQFWPKLYTPEQSANLPAEELHVLADGSNAGWPFTYWDPQRGARMVAPEYGGDGEKRAPAETYSAPAVALPAHWGPNAITFYGGDRFPERYRGGAFIAFHGSWNRTPLPQAGYNVVFVPFDGAKPSGGWEVFAQGFAENADVKHPPDAAYRPTGIAQAADGSLYIADSRSGRIWRITYEGS, from the coding sequence ATGCGATTCCGGATCCTTCTCGGCATCGGCCTCTGTATGGGCGTTGCCACGACGGTGTGGGCGGCGCGTCCGGGAGAGGCAGAGAAGCCCCCACCTCTCGAGGTTCGAGCCGCGGGGCTAGAGCTGCCCAGGGGCTTCCGGGCGTCGGTGTTCGCGCAGGGCGTCGGCCCGGCACGTCACCTTGTGGTTCGCGACAATGGCGACGTCTATGTGGCGCTCCGCGAAGCATTGGACGGCGGCGGCGTGGTGGGTCTCCGCGACACGGACGGTGATGGCGTCGCAGACCGGGAGGTGCGCTTTGGCGATACCGGCGGGACCGGCGTCACGATCGGCGAGCCCTACCTCTACTTCTCCTCCGATGTGGAGGTCTCCCGGGTACGCCTCGCGCCGGAGAAGCTCGGTCCGGCCGGAGCCGTCGAGACCGTGGTGTCCGACTTCCCCGATCAGAACGGTCACCGCGCGAAGTCCATTGCGCTCGACGGCGACGGACGGCTTTACGTGAACGTCGGCGCTCCGTCGAACGGCTGCATGGAGAAGCGACGGACCAAGGGTTCGCCGGGGCAGCCCGACTGCCCGCAACTCGGTCGGCACGCCGGTGTGTGGCAGTTCCCCGCGGGGAAGGTCGGCATGACGCAAACGGCTGACGGCCGCCGCTTCGCCACCGGCCTACGCAACTCCGTGGCGCTAACTTGGAGCCCGGGTGCGAAGGCGGTCGTCGTGGTCATGCATGGACGCGACCAGCTGCGGCAATTCTGGCCGAAGCTGTACACGCCCGAGCAGAGTGCGAACTTGCCGGCAGAAGAGCTGCACGTCCTCGCGGACGGTTCCAACGCCGGGTGGCCGTTCACCTACTGGGATCCACAGCGCGGTGCGCGCATGGTGGCACCCGAGTACGGCGGCGACGGAGAGAAACGGGCGCCGGCCGAGACGTACTCGGCTCCGGCGGTGGCTCTGCCGGCGCATTGGGGACCCAACGCGATCACCTTCTACGGCGGAGACCGGTTCCCCGAGCGCTACCGAGGCGGCGCGTTCATCGCCTTCCACGGTTCTTGGAACCGAACCCCGTTGCCGCAGGCGGGCTACAACGTGGTGTTCGTGCCGTTCGACGGTGCGAAGCCGAGCGGGGGCTGGGAGGTGTTCGCCCAGGGCTTCGCCGAAAATGCCGACGTAAAGCACCCGCCCGACGCGGCCTACCGTCCGACCGGGATCGCCCAGGCGGCCGATGGATCGCTCTACATCGCCGATTCACGCAGCGGGCGGATTTGGCGCATCACCTACGAGGGATCATGA